A single genomic interval of Littorina saxatilis isolate snail1 linkage group LG17, US_GU_Lsax_2.0, whole genome shotgun sequence harbors:
- the LOC138953958 gene encoding beta-2 adrenergic receptor-like, whose amino-acid sequence MVVMEEFAASLQLSSPNGLSDIISSSDSTNIHIPEQIPIMDNHHHLSAMEPASLINSATVDASVRQLLLPEADLAIEAAEADFVSDLPLAVLGDAAAGLFSSPDSSAEILVSSEWSAEQIIGVVAVAIIVPFILASNLLVIVSVLRFKRLQLPTNYFIVSLAAVDIFVALITPFVIVVEVLSSQVNDQLLCLAPNRILMTACGVSVLTLAAIAYDRHTALVSPLKYVSVMTIRKIVTLVTLTWVYSAVIVWAPLPLGWFSAVGEDTDAAGTPHRCSFKLLHDSAHILFLAAIVGPACVVITVCYFRIYTVARHHARAIAAVENSVQQNLRMRFMMKDTKYSKTLALVIGVFLALWTPYLACLMAQVVAEVHVSPWVWNYLTLLAVLNSGLNPWIYAFKNNEFRAAFRKIFKGCFGAGNDSLCSRFQKDSRRSSALSDVNTFTTGSPTTTSSQSRFSRVSRGFLAPAGRLSDVSCVIPEGGTVNHVFNHKDVDDSLSIIHVPSLPLALNGATLIGPRTSDACLEKRVSTLLSSDSKAFITDLLSLYLQHTLIIHSTHVDMESRAEHEARGHCSLRRRSSDNSSHAEHSYHSDNTEQTYHSNDSDYHSDDQAEVIVHSDRRASDDHSDHCYHSDGGDPIEDVDSVTIQVGSLHHHTL is encoded by the exons ATGGTGGTTATGGAAGAGTTCGCGGCCAGCCTGCAACTCTCCAGCCCTAACGGTCTCTCCGACATCATCTCCAGCAGCGACAGCACCAACATCCACATCCCAGAACAGATCCCCATCATGgacaaccaccaccacctttCAGCCATGGAGCCGGCGAGTCTTATCAACTCCGCCACCGTCGACGCAAGCGTCCGTCAGCTGCTCTTGCCGGAAGCCGACCTTGCCATCGAAGCCGCAGAGGCAGATTTCGTTTCGGACCTGCCTCTCGCTGTGCTTGGCGACGCTGCGGCGGGCTTGTTCAGTTCTCCGGACTCTTCCGCAGAAATCCTTGTCAGCTCAGAGTGGTCGGCGGAGCAGATTATCGGCGTGGTGGCTGTGGCGATCATCGTACCTTTCATCCTGGCCAGTAACTTGCTGGTGATCGTCAGCGTGCTGCGCTTCAAGCGGTTACAGCTGCCCACCAACTACTTCATCGTGTCGCTGGCGGCCGTCGACATCTTCGTCGCCCTCATCACACCcttcgtcatcgtcgtcgaGGTCTTGTCGTCACAG GTGAACGACCAGTTGCTGTGCCTGGCCCCGAACCGCATCCTGATGACGGCGTGCGGCGTGTCCGTCCTGACCCTGGCCGCCATTGCCTATGACCGCCACACAGCGCTGGTCAGTCCACTCAAGTACGTGTCCGTTATGACCATCAGGAAGATCGTCACGCTGGTCACGCTCACATGGGTCTACTCGGCGGTCATCGTGTGGGCCCCGCTGCCCCTGGGCTGGTTCTCCGCGGTGGGGGAAGACACTGATGCTGCGGGCACCCCACACCGCTGCTCCTTCAAGCTGCTGCACGACAGCGCGCACATCCTCTTCCTGGCGGCCATCGTGGGTCCGGCCTGCGTGGTCATCACCGTCTGCTACTTCAGGATCTACACGGTGGCCAGGCACCACGCCAGAGCCATCGCCGCCGTGGAGAACTCGGTGCAGCAGAACCTGCGGATGCGGTTCATGATGAAGGACACCAAGTACTCCAAGACGCTGGCCCTGGTGATCGGGGTGTTCCTGGCGCTGTGGACGCCGTACTTGGCCTGCCTGATGGCCCAGGTGGTGGCCGAGGTGCACGTCAGTCCCTGGGTGTGGAACTACCTGACCCTGCTAGCCGTGCTCAACAGCGGCCTCAACCCCTGGATCTACGCCTTCAAGAACAACGAGTTCCGCGCCGCCTTCCGCAAGATCTTCAAGGGCTGTTTCGGCGCCGGCAACGACTCGCTGTGCTCCCGCTTCCAGAAGGACTCCAGGCGCTCCAGCGCTCTGTCCGACGTCAACACCTTCACCACCGGctcccccaccaccacctccagcCAGTCCAGGTTCAGCAGGGTCAGCCGAGGGTTCCTGGCCCCTGCAGGGAGGCTGTCCGACGTGTCGTGCGTGATTCCTGAAGGGGGCACCGTCAACCACGTGTTCAACCACAAGGACGTGGATGACTCTCTGTCCATCATCCACGTTCCCTCGCTACCTCTCGCTCTTAACGGCGCTACGCTGATTGGTCCTAGAACTTCTGACGCGTGCTTGGAGAAGCGCGTGTCGACTCTGCTGAGTTCGGACTCTAAGGCGTTCATCACGGACCTGCTGAGTCTCTACCTGCAGCACACGCTCATCATCCACAGCACGCATGTGGACATGGAGTCACGCGCTGAGCACGAGGCCAGAGGTCACTGCAGTCTCAGGAGGAGAAGCTCTGACAACAGCTCTCATGCCGAGCACAGTTACCATAGTGACAACACGGAGCAGACGTATCACAGCAATGACTCGGACTACCACAGTGACGACCAGGCTGAGGTCATTGTGCACAGTGATCGTAGGGCCAGCGATGACCATAGTGATCACTGTTACCATAGCGACGGTGGTGACCCCATCGAGGATGTCGACTCAGTAACTATTCAAGTCGGGTCGCTCCACCATCACACTTTGTGA